A single window of Vanessa tameamea isolate UH-Manoa-2023 chromosome 5, ilVanTame1 primary haplotype, whole genome shotgun sequence DNA harbors:
- the LOC113392542 gene encoding neuronal acetylcholine receptor subunit beta-3-like translates to MLRYGGFFCFILINLILVRAECPPEREQDLHDEAKLHSDLLCAYNSDYRPVKNHKSAVNVKVRFALKYISFDSLEETITLHSWVALNWKDEYLNWTPSDYGNIQEVQIESHEIWSPSMALFNADASTYQSDSFYTTCLVNSEGTVTCVPHIAHTGICRTTLRSWPYDVQNCTLYFGSWMHTGEQVNFTFYNTKPVVLDDFQNGPGWKLLNVAHDRLPGAYNCCPNSTYPMLKYTFTLRREAAGPAAIIVVPSIVIVLLTLTSLLMDIKDNTRLMLICFSLFGHFIFITEIGYIVPKLSSDTPIILLFIRDSMVVTLAGILVTLMLMSLRKRTLPPPSWIVSLNRLVSSGPGRYVVFTEFDPNVSVEDKALTDDSVSGSNNDKSNGAVDWIQFANLLNTFVFIVSFVVYFILITTYIPTDS, encoded by the coding sequence ATTATGCGCCTACAATTCAGACTATCGTCCTGTAAAGAACCACAAAAGTGCCGTAAATGTTAAAGTGCGctttgctttaaaatatatcagcTTCGATTCGTTGGAAGAAACGATAACTCTCCACAGTTGGGTGGCTCTAAACTGGAAGGACGAGTATTTAAATTGGACACCGAGTGATTACGGTAATATTCAAGAAGTTCAAATCGAGAGTCATGAAATATGGTCGCCGAGTATGGCTCTGTTTAACGCAGATGCTTCCACATACCAATCGGACTCGTTTTATACAACTTGTTTGGTTAATAGCGAGGGAACGGTCACGTGCGTCCCGCACATTGCGCATACAGGCATTTGTCGCACGACACTGCGCAGCTGGCCGTACGATGTGCAGAATTGTACACTCTATTTCGGCTCGTGGATGCACACTGGCGAACAGGTGAactttacattttacaatacaaaaccGGTCGTTCTTGACGATTTTCAAAACGGTCCTGGTTGGAAACTTTTGAACGTCGCTCACGATCGATTACCGGGAGCATATAATTGTTGTCCCAACAGTACGTATCCGATGTTAAAATACACATTTACATTGCGAAGAGAAGCAGCCGGACCAGCTGCAATTATTGTAGTTCCATCGATCGTCATCGTACTGTTGACCCTTACTTCTCTATTGATGGATATTAAGGACAATACTCGATTAATGCTGATATGTTTCAGTTTGTTcggtcattttatttttattaccgaaATCGGATATATAGTACCTAAGCTAAGTTCCGACACAccgattatattgttatttatccgAGATTCGATGGTAGTTACACTGGCGGGTATATTGGTAACATTAATGCTGATGTCTCTGAGGAAACGAACTCTGCCGCCGCCGTCGTGGATTGTATCCCTCAACCGACTCGTAAGCAGCGGGCCTGGACGATACGTTGTTTTCACAGAATTCGATCCCAACGTTTCTGTTGAAGATAAGGCGCTCACGGACGATTCTGTTTCCGGTTCCAACAACGACAAATCCAACGGCGCTGTGGATTGGATCCAGTTTGCTAATCTGCttaatacttttgtatttattgtatcatttgttgtttatttcattttaataactacttatatccctACTGATTcttaa